From Azospirillum sp. TSA2s, a single genomic window includes:
- a CDS encoding ParA family protein, with translation MAIIAVATTKGGSGKSTLAACLSAYWAESGVTVQTLDTDPNRNLLARLDGSGIPCLGVDEEAILMAVAAAAKEVEIVIVDVAGALARGMLYAVSAADIVLIPCRPDRNDVVEAVRTQEVIRQAEVMTRRSIPHSALLTQVNSRAQVTGQTRTQLDALGIPYFGVNMPARTAYQQASYTGAPLADTAVQKDIAAIAAAVTELMERGNA, from the coding sequence GTGGCGATCATCGCCGTTGCCACCACGAAGGGCGGCTCCGGGAAGAGCACGCTTGCCGCATGCCTCTCCGCGTATTGGGCCGAGAGCGGCGTTACTGTGCAGACCCTCGACACCGATCCCAACCGTAACCTGCTCGCCCGTCTCGATGGCTCAGGAATTCCATGCCTAGGCGTAGACGAGGAGGCAATTCTCATGGCTGTCGCCGCTGCAGCCAAGGAAGTAGAAATCGTGATCGTGGACGTTGCCGGCGCCCTCGCCCGCGGCATGCTCTACGCCGTCTCGGCCGCTGACATTGTCCTCATCCCCTGTCGCCCCGACCGTAACGACGTGGTAGAGGCTGTGCGGACCCAGGAAGTGATTCGGCAAGCCGAGGTTATGACCAGACGCTCGATTCCTCATTCCGCCCTGCTCACCCAGGTGAACTCGCGCGCCCAAGTGACAGGCCAGACCAGAACTCAGCTTGATGCTCTTGGTATCCCCTACTTCGGGGTCAACATGCCAGCTCGTACTGCTTACCAGCAAGCCTCATATACCGGCGCCCCACTCGCAGATACAGCCGTTCAGAAGGACATAGCAGCCATTGCTGCCGCTGTCACCGAACTGATGGAGCGTGGCAATGCCTAA